A region from the Rhodothermus profundi genome encodes:
- a CDS encoding glycosyltransferase family 4 protein, producing MIHLAFITHNIFPGDGQGRVNFELARYFLLRGATVTLFADKVDRRLLDMGASWVPVHTGPLGEAVDLYKVWRFRQQVDRILATMDHLFDVIMGCGVVTCFPHTVNAVHFVHGTWLRSPYHPARRSRHPRALYQRIFSQLNAAWEQEAFVQARQIVAVSEMVRDELITIGVPAERIEVIVNGVDLDEFHPGQADRSRLGLPEAVPLALFVGDIRSPIKNLDGVLHAMKQVPALHLAVAGRLPGSPYPALAERLGIAERVHFLGFRRDIASLMRAVDFFVLPSRRDSCPLVLLEALASGLPVVVSRLVGTASLVGEAGFVIENPEDREALAQALETLTRDADLRRVMGQKARAIARQHSWERMASRYAALFERLIGKEFPLPELYTV from the coding sequence ATGATTCACCTTGCCTTCATTACCCATAATATTTTTCCAGGCGACGGGCAGGGACGCGTCAACTTTGAGCTGGCCCGCTATTTTCTCTTGCGGGGCGCTACGGTAACGCTCTTTGCCGACAAAGTAGACCGGCGGCTGCTGGACATGGGAGCCTCCTGGGTGCCGGTGCACACCGGTCCGCTGGGCGAAGCCGTCGATCTCTACAAAGTCTGGCGCTTTCGGCAGCAGGTTGACCGCATCCTGGCTACCATGGACCATCTGTTTGATGTGATCATGGGATGCGGCGTGGTCACCTGTTTTCCCCATACGGTCAATGCCGTCCATTTCGTGCATGGCACCTGGCTGCGCTCGCCCTATCATCCGGCGCGCCGCAGCCGGCACCCCCGGGCTCTGTACCAGCGGATCTTTTCGCAGCTTAACGCTGCCTGGGAACAGGAAGCGTTCGTGCAGGCCCGGCAGATTGTGGCCGTCTCGGAGATGGTCCGCGACGAGTTGATCACTATTGGTGTCCCCGCGGAGCGCATAGAGGTGATTGTCAATGGCGTAGATCTGGATGAATTCCATCCCGGGCAGGCCGACCGCAGCCGGTTGGGATTACCTGAAGCGGTGCCGCTGGCCCTGTTTGTCGGCGACATTCGCTCCCCTATTAAAAACCTGGATGGCGTGCTGCATGCCATGAAGCAGGTGCCCGCGCTTCATCTGGCCGTGGCTGGACGGCTGCCCGGCAGTCCCTATCCCGCCCTGGCCGAGCGGCTGGGCATCGCCGAGCGTGTGCATTTTCTGGGATTTCGACGGGATATTGCCTCGTTGATGCGAGCTGTAGATTTTTTCGTCTTACCTTCTCGGCGCGACTCGTGTCCGCTTGTGTTGCTTGAAGCGCTCGCCAGTGGTCTGCCGGTAGTGGTCTCTCGTCTGGTAGGAACAGCCAGCCTGGTCGGTGAAGCAGGCTTTGTCATCGAAAATCCAGAAGACCGGGAGGCGCTGGCCCAAGCGTTGGAAACACTTACTCGGGACGCCGATCTGCGGCGCGTGATGGGACAGAAGGCGCGCGCTATTGCCAGGCAGCATAGCTGGGAGCGCATGGCCTCGCGGTATGCAGCGCTGTTTGAGCGATTGATTGGCAAAGAATTTCCGTTACCTGAACTGTACACGGTGTAG
- a CDS encoding glycosyltransferase, producing the protein MARPRMLCISTAGPVGQDIRRIRRLTAGLPVDCAIWGLDRSRSRTENMRAVWERLRQDRPDLVYLEGTGIAAGLPLIRAARTWGQRYVVSSGDPVGGFFYVTKGLPYGMVFGAYERLLYRHCAGFIGWTPYLTGVALKLGAPRAITVEGGVDLKTFRPYPAAQRQALRQRYGIPANHLVCGVVGSLKWVPRQRYCYGLELVEMLRYLQRDDVTVLIVGDGDGRSRLEARVPARLQDRVVFTGRVEEAEVVDLLNVMNIGFITQTLDALGRYRLTTKLPEYLATGLPIAMSPIPGFYDYVYPAGWTLPEGHPADPAFHQKLAAWLDALSWEEVRKRAAEAPALAQRFGYDVLRPRFAAFISDLLGIDLAEQAVSPENVQHGCG; encoded by the coding sequence ATGGCACGTCCCCGCATGCTCTGCATCAGCACAGCCGGTCCCGTAGGACAGGATATCCGGCGCATCCGACGCCTGACGGCGGGATTGCCGGTGGATTGTGCGATCTGGGGACTGGACCGGAGCCGATCGCGAACAGAAAACATGCGGGCAGTCTGGGAACGGCTGCGCCAGGACCGTCCTGATCTGGTGTACCTGGAGGGGACAGGCATTGCTGCTGGGCTGCCGCTCATCCGAGCCGCGCGGACCTGGGGGCAGCGCTACGTGGTATCGTCGGGGGATCCAGTGGGTGGTTTTTTTTACGTAACCAAAGGCCTGCCCTACGGCATGGTGTTCGGTGCGTACGAGCGCTTGCTGTACCGGCACTGTGCCGGATTTATCGGGTGGACGCCCTACTTGACCGGGGTGGCCCTTAAGCTGGGAGCGCCACGGGCGATCACTGTCGAAGGAGGCGTCGATCTGAAGACATTCCGGCCGTATCCAGCGGCGCAGCGTCAAGCGCTCCGTCAGCGCTACGGCATTCCGGCCAACCACCTTGTCTGTGGCGTGGTAGGGAGCCTGAAATGGGTGCCCCGGCAACGCTACTGCTACGGCCTGGAGCTGGTTGAAATGCTGCGTTATCTGCAGCGTGATGATGTAACCGTGCTCATTGTAGGCGATGGTGACGGTCGGTCCCGCCTGGAAGCCCGGGTGCCTGCCAGGCTGCAAGATCGCGTTGTGTTCACCGGGCGCGTTGAAGAAGCTGAAGTAGTTGATCTGCTGAATGTCATGAACATCGGGTTTATCACACAGACGCTGGACGCGCTCGGCCGCTACCGGCTCACGACAAAATTGCCTGAATATCTGGCCACAGGATTACCCATTGCGATGAGTCCGATTCCAGGCTTTTACGACTATGTCTATCCGGCTGGCTGGACGTTGCCTGAAGGACATCCGGCAGATCCGGCTTTCCATCAGAAGCTGGCAGCCTGGCTGGATGCGTTGTCCTGGGAAGAGGTCAGAAAGCGAGCGGCAGAGGCCCCAGCGCTTGCGCAACGGTTTGGCTACGACGTATTGCGGCCGCGTTTTGCCGCCTTTATCAGTGATCTGTTGGGCATTGACCTGGCGGAGCAAGCTGTATCACCGGAAAACGTTCAGCACGGATGCGGATAG
- a CDS encoding glycosyltransferase family 4 protein gives MRIACYALVEQHAGSVASANYLVLEELLRRGHQVDLFAKADFVRKPEGLARWPNFHYRGVLLKELLALRDRWRSLLRGGLERIVEDWIYRKHLEVIARRVAVQHRQDPYDVLLFLGVGAQFQVGGVPVVAWLQGPPQTEWQAIRRLRDRLIELSGRTLYWKLWAFYRHRQRTARRELARCQAVICGSQWSRQHVIAFGVPAERVFALPYPFDLELFCPRPATPPRYPGRRTLLWLGRIDPRKRLDLMLDAFALLLKKRRDVHLEIIGRFTYAPEYRRLIETFPFPEHLTYAPAIARLEVPELLRSVDVVVQPSEDENFGSTVAEALCCGRPVVLGPTNGTGEYCGEAAFRFERYTPEALCRALETALQAVETDPARLAQVARQTAEQQFDVRRIVDQLEAILARTTAPQPMRELIQQTE, from the coding sequence ATGCGGATAGCCTGTTATGCGCTGGTAGAGCAGCACGCCGGTAGTGTGGCCTCGGCCAACTATCTGGTGCTGGAAGAGCTGTTGCGGCGCGGGCATCAGGTGGACCTGTTTGCCAAAGCCGATTTTGTGCGCAAACCGGAAGGGTTGGCGCGCTGGCCGAATTTTCACTACAGGGGCGTGCTGCTCAAGGAGCTGCTGGCCCTGCGCGATCGGTGGCGCTCGCTGTTGCGCGGAGGGTTGGAGCGCATCGTGGAAGATTGGATCTATCGCAAGCACCTGGAGGTTATCGCCCGTCGGGTAGCTGTGCAGCATCGGCAGGATCCGTATGACGTCCTGCTGTTTCTGGGCGTGGGCGCTCAGTTTCAGGTAGGAGGCGTGCCGGTAGTCGCCTGGCTGCAGGGACCACCGCAGACTGAATGGCAGGCGATTCGGCGACTTCGGGATCGGCTGATTGAACTTTCGGGCCGAACCCTCTACTGGAAGCTCTGGGCATTTTACCGACATCGGCAACGCACGGCGCGGCGCGAGCTGGCGCGCTGCCAGGCTGTTATCTGCGGGAGCCAGTGGAGCCGTCAGCACGTGATAGCCTTTGGCGTGCCGGCTGAACGGGTCTTTGCCCTGCCCTATCCGTTCGATCTGGAACTGTTCTGTCCCCGTCCGGCAACACCGCCTCGATACCCGGGGCGGCGTACTCTCCTCTGGCTGGGACGGATTGATCCCCGCAAACGGCTCGACCTGATGCTGGACGCTTTCGCATTGCTACTGAAAAAACGCCGCGATGTGCATCTGGAGATTATCGGGCGGTTTACCTATGCGCCCGAGTATCGCCGCCTGATTGAGACCTTTCCCTTTCCGGAACATCTGACCTATGCGCCTGCGATTGCGCGTCTTGAGGTCCCGGAACTGCTGCGGTCGGTGGATGTGGTTGTGCAACCCAGTGAAGATGAAAATTTTGGTTCTACCGTCGCAGAGGCGCTCTGTTGTGGTCGGCCGGTGGTGCTGGGCCCAACCAACGGCACCGGCGAATATTGCGGAGAAGCTGCTTTTCGCTTTGAGCGCTATACGCCAGAGGCCTTGTGCAGGGCGCTGGAGACGGCGCTGCAGGCAGTCGAAACAGATCCAGCGAGGCTGGCGCAGGTAGCCCGGCAGACGGCTGAGCAGCAGTTTGACGTCCGTCGCATAGTGGACCAGCTAGAGGCTATTCTGGCTCGCACCACAGCCCCACAGCCAATGCGGGAGCTGATTCAACAGACTGAGTAG
- a CDS encoding sulfotransferase family protein, with translation MEEQQGRLPDFLIIGAQKSATTWLARLLRQHPGVYMPERELHFFNYPGSLAQYQAAFRAARPDQLIGEKTPDYLHLTERQIARIKEWMPSVRLIVVLRDPVARSWSQARMEVAAVNRRPLAWRDRFWLAWHVHLLRNRLRSDYRRALQRWQQFFPRQQFLVLFYEDLYRDPVSFMHRVFDFLGLSALPAQTLHALAKRRVWESPAADMPAWLRYALTRRYCAQTQWLKQQGYQVPASWPNASLVQQLRREERGLSLKAGVLTGMLTVLSLPEHLLVYMGRWFPALRLYRLYDRLQHWRMHREEHERPSTR, from the coding sequence ATGGAAGAGCAACAAGGCCGGCTTCCTGATTTTCTGATCATTGGGGCTCAAAAAAGTGCAACGACCTGGCTGGCCCGCTTGCTTCGCCAGCATCCTGGTGTTTACATGCCGGAAAGGGAACTGCATTTTTTTAACTATCCCGGATCGCTTGCGCAGTACCAAGCAGCGTTTCGAGCTGCCCGACCCGATCAATTAATTGGTGAGAAAACCCCGGATTATCTGCATCTGACAGAGCGGCAGATAGCCCGCATTAAGGAGTGGATGCCTTCGGTGCGGCTCATTGTCGTGCTGCGTGACCCGGTGGCGCGTTCCTGGAGCCAGGCTCGCATGGAAGTAGCCGCGGTAAACCGGCGTCCCCTTGCCTGGCGAGATCGCTTCTGGCTAGCATGGCATGTCCATCTATTGCGCAATCGACTGCGTAGCGACTACCGCCGCGCCCTGCAGCGATGGCAACAGTTCTTTCCACGCCAGCAGTTTCTGGTTTTGTTTTATGAGGACTTATACCGGGACCCTGTCTCCTTCATGCATCGCGTGTTCGATTTTTTGGGGTTGTCAGCGTTGCCAGCGCAAACGTTGCATGCACTGGCGAAACGGCGAGTGTGGGAATCACCGGCAGCAGATATGCCAGCCTGGCTACGTTATGCGCTGACCCGGCGTTATTGCGCGCAGACGCAATGGCTAAAACAGCAGGGATATCAGGTGCCGGCGTCATGGCCAAATGCTAGTCTGGTGCAGCAGCTACGCCGCGAGGAGCGAGGGCTCTCCCTGAAAGCAGGGGTACTGACAGGCATGTTAACGGTGCTGTCTTTGCCTGAGCATCTGCTGGTTTATATGGGACGCTGGTTTCCGGCATTGCGTCTGTATCGGCTGTACGATCGCCTCCAGCATTGGCGAATGCACCGCGAAGAACATGAACGTCCTTC